One genomic window of Acaryochloris thomasi RCC1774 includes the following:
- a CDS encoding DUF29 family protein translates to MHCISLKLILKLHSSNHSLRKQCLIEEVEDLGGRHRDRVESYLSNLLLRLLKREYQADKRTTSWDVSIKTSALNIRKEIKRHPSLRRHCIESFEVTYQYARELASIESQLDRP, encoded by the coding sequence ATGCACTGCATTAGCCTGAAACTTATACTGAAATTACATTCTAGCAATCACTCCTTAAGGAAGCAGTGCCTAATCGAGGAAGTTGAGGATTTGGGCGGGCGCCATCGAGACCGGGTTGAAAGCTATTTGAGTAATTTGCTCCTGCGCCTGCTTAAGCGCGAGTATCAAGCCGATAAGCGAACCACCAGTTGGGACGTAAGCATTAAGACATCAGCCCTAAATATTCGTAAAGAGATTAAGCGCCATCCCTCATTACGTCGTCATTGTATTGAAAGCTTTGAAGTGACCTATCAGTATGCACGAGAACTAGCGTCGATTGAGTCTCAACTCGACCGACCTTGA
- a CDS encoding IS1/IS1595 family N-terminal zinc-binding domain-containing protein (programmed frameshift) codes for MQCIYCHHENVVKNGTKTLKTAQVVQYFLCTDCGRRFNERSGTPMARLRTPVETISMAINARTEGLGIRAAGRVLGKSPSSIIRWEERLSAQLSSWSPPSSEESDITIEGDEVYTRVGENIPPWLSEGWTIHFIERDSRYWLEARAGLKNGALFEESVKAAWDWAKPSLSIRWFTDGERRYSNELWKLASVYLPGSATTQAYPFRKVWRAGLEVAMKIKGSQGKPRVEWVNREHPYTAISPKSEVHANHNEALNSSLRRRASGYRRRQNHYAKKVEGLQRALNVQRLIHNWCRPHWGHRHKRTPAMVLGFIQRPVEIAEILVVRSFRCVTS; via the exons ATGCAGTGCATCTATTGTCATCACGAGAATGTGGTCAAGAACGGGACCAAGACTTTGAAAACAGCTCAGGTGGTTCAGTACTTCCTCTGTACAGATTGCGGTCGTCGCTTTAACGAGCGCAGTGGGACACCGATGGCGAGACTGAGAACCCCAGTCGAGACAATATCGATGGCCATCAATGCCCGCACCGAAGGGCTTGGTATTAGAGCCGCCGGGAGAGTGCTAGGGAAATCCCCCAGCAGTATCATCCGCTGGGAAGAGCGTTTATCGGCTCAATTATCAAGCTGGTCACCCCCTTCTTCAGAGGAGTCAGATATCACGATTGAAGGTGATGAAGTGTACACTCGCGTAGGTGAGAAT ATCCCCCCCTGGCTCAGTGAAGGCTGGACGATTCATTTCATCGAACGTGACAGTCGCTATTGGTTAGAGGCCCGCGCCGGTCTCAAGAATGGGGCGTTATTTGAAGAGAGTGTCAAAGCCGCTTGGGATTGGGCTAAACCGAGTTTATCGATTCGTTGGTTTACCGATGGAGAACGTCGATACTCAAACGAGTTGTGGAAGCTAGCGAGTGTCTACCTGCCAGGGAGTGCAACGACACAGGCGTACCCTTTCCGAAAAGTGTGGCGAGCGGGATTAGAGGTGGCAATGAAAATCAAAGGCTCTCAGGGAAAACCTCGGGTAGAGTGGGTGAATCGAGAGCATCCTTACACGGCCATTAGCCCCAAGAGCGAGGTCCATGCAAATCACAATGAAGCACTCAACAGTTCCTTGAGACGACGGGCAAGTGGCTATCGCCGACGCCAGAATCACTATGCCAAAAAGGTTGAGGGACTACAGAGAGCATTGAACGTACAGAGATTGATCCACAATTGGTGCCGTCCTCACTGGGGCCACCGACACAAGCGCACCCCTGCGATGGTGTTGGGATTCATCCAGCGGCCAGTTGAAATTGCTGAGATATTGGTGGTCAGAAGTTTTAGATGCGTCACTTCTTAG